Below is a genomic region from Candidatus Eremiobacteraceae bacterium.
CGTCGAGTTCGATACGTCGGGCATTCCGGTCGAAGAAGTCGTCGCACGGCTCGAGAACGCGGTGACTGCGGCCCCGTGAGCGTCTACATGGCCGCCAAGGCGTTATTCCGTCCGCTGACCGCGGCGCTGTTCGCGGCGCACGCCGTCGGCGCGGACAACGTGCCCGCAACCGGTCCGCTTGTCGTGGCCGCGAACCATCGATCGTACCTTGATCCGCCGCTGCTCGGCACGTGGTTTCCCCGCGTGCTGCACTACATGGCCAAGCGGGAGCTCTTCGCAAACCCGTTGATCGGCGCGATCTTGCGCAGCGTCCACGCGTTTCCGGTCGAACGCGACCGCCCCGATCTCGGCGCGATCAAGCACGCGCTCGAAACACTGAAGCGCGGTGAGTGCGTCGGGATTTTTCCGGAAGGCAGGCGCAATCGTGACGGCGTTGCGAAAGCGCGCGGCGGCGCCGTTTTGATCGCGGCCACCGCGCGGTGCCCGATCGTGCCGGTCGGACTCGTCGGCACGGATCGCGCCGCACGCCGATTGCGCGGCGCCCGCGTTGAAGTGAGGATCGGCACACCGCTCGTCTTCCAGGGAACGGTACGAAAACCGACGAAAGTTGAAATCGAGCGGTGGACTGAAGAACTTTCGGCGTCGATCGAGCGCCTGCTGGCCGACTAAGTGATATGGAAATACTGAGAGCGCGGACTCAAGGCTTCTGCTTCGGCGTGGAACTCACGTACAAGAAGGCGCTTTCCGAGACCGCCGAACGCGACGACGTCCACACGATGGGGAACATCGTTCACAATCCGCTTATCGTGCGCGAGCTCGATGAAAAAGGTCTGAAGAACGTCGAATCGCTTGACGATATCCAATCCGGCACGCTCTTCGTCCGCGCGCACGGCCTCGCCCCGCAAGTGATCGCGGCTGCCGAACAAAAGGGCCTGCGCGTCACCGACGCCACGTGTCCCATGGTCACGCGGACGCAGCGGCTTGCCGCGCGACTCACCGCAGAAGGGCGCAGCGTCATCATTCTCGGTGATCCGAACCATCCCGAGGTGAAGGGCATCGCCGGTCATGCGCCCGGCTGTCTCGTGCTGAACGAATGGCCAAAAGACGAGACGGAGGTGCGCCGCCTCCGGCGCATCGCGATCGTCTCGCAGAGCACGCTCAACGGCGACAAGTTCAAAGAGCTCGTCGGAAAGATCTCCGCCATCAACTACGAGGTGCGCGTCTACAACACGATATGCTCCGATACTCAGGGGCGCCAGGACTCGTCGCGCGATTTGGCGCGTGAAGTCGACACGATGGTCGTCATCGGGGGCACTCGTTCTGCGAACACGCGTCATCTCGCCGAGATCGCCGAAGCGGAGGGCGCGCGCGCCCATCTCGTTGAGAACGCCGGCGATCTGCGCCGCGAATGGTTCACGGGCGAAGAGCGCATCGGCATCGCCACCGGCGCGTCGACGCCAGGCTTCCTCGCCGATGAAGTCATCGCTCGTCTGCGCGAATGGTTTCCGGGCGCACGCGCCATCGAGGCCTGATAGCCATCCCGAGCGCCGCGCCGCCGCTCGAGGATTTCGAGCAATACCTTCGCCGCGCGCTTGATGACGGCGTGGGCAGCGAACCGGTCCGCGAACAACTGCGCCACCATTTCGGGGATGGACAAGACGGCGGCAGCCGTATCGGCAAGCGGCTGAGACCCAGGCTCGTTCTCGCAGCGGCGCAGGATCTCGGCGCCGACCGAGCCGATGCGATGCCCGCGTGTGCGGCGATCGAATTGCTCCACAATTATTCGCTTATCCACGATGACATCGAAGACGGAGACAGGCTGCGCCACGGACGCGAGACGATCTGGTCCGCATTCGGACTGGCGCACGGCGTGAACTGCGGCGACGTCGTCGGCGCGCTCGCGTATCGCGCGCTGACTCCCGTTTCGGCACGCCTCGGATCGAAAACCGCGGCGCAGATGTCAGCCGCGCTTGCATCCGCGCACGTCGCGATGTGCGAAGGACAAGCGGCCGATCTTGACGCGGAGCACGGCAACCGCGTGACGGTCTCGTCATACTTCCAGACCATTGAAGGCAAGACAGCAGCACTCTTCGCGTGTTCGGCTCGCCTCGGCGCACTCGCCGCGCGCGCTGCCGCGGCCGATGTCGAACGCTGCGCGTCGGTCGGACGCAACTTCGGTTTGCAATTTCAGATCCGCGACGACATCGCCGGGATCTGGGATGAAACTGCCGCGACGGGTAAGACGAGCGGCGGCGATATCGCCCGCCGCAAGAAAGGCTTTCCGATCGTGTGGGCGCTCGAAAAGGGACCGAGCGCCGAGCGTTCTGTGATCGAAGCGGCGTATGCCAACCCGGGCGGCGACACGGAAACGCAGACCGTCGCAGAAGTGCGCGCGGCACTTGAATCGGCCGGAGCGCGTGAAGCGAGTGAAGCGGCGGCTGCGACGTGCGCTGATGACGCACTCGAATTGGCGGCAGGACTCAAGCACGTGACGGCCTTCGTAAAGGCGTGGAGCGGCAGGTAACGAAGCGTGAGTGCCGTGTCGAAGGTGAAGCAGCTAGACACGCGGTCAGAACCGCGCGCGTCTCGTGATGTCATCTGGCTGCTGATCATCCTCGCAGCCGGCCTGCTGATCCGCCTTTTGCTCTTGCCGTCGCAAGGGCACGTGACGGACATCGGCAGCTTCGAGTCGTGGACGATGGCCCTGGACAAGTATGGGTTCAAATCGTTCTACGACAAAGCCGGATTCGTGGACTACCCGCCGGGCTATCTGCTCGTGCTGTGGTGTGTCGCGAAATTCTTTGATTTCTTCCATCAGCCCACCAACTACGGTCTGCTGCTTCAGCTGTGCAAGCTGCCCGCCGTTCTGTCGGATCTCGGCATAGCGATCTTCGTCTATCTCATCGTGCGCCGACGCTGGCCGGCGGCCGCGGCTCTCACCTCGGCAGCCGTCTTCGTTCTGAACCCCGCATCGTGGTTCGTGTCGGCGTACTGGGGTCAAGCGGATTCCGTCGCCGCCGTGTTCTTGGTGCTGGCGATCTACCTCGCCGTCACGGATCAGTTCGAGTGGGCATGGGCCGCGCTTGCATTCGCGGTGCTCGTGAAGCCGCAGCCGCTCGTCACCGCCCCGCTCTTTCTCGTCTGGCAGCTGCGCGGCCGCGCGCCGTGGCGCGCTCTCTTCGCGCCGCTGATCGGAGGGCTCGTCGCATGGATAGGGTCCATGCCGTTTGCTCCGGGAAACGATCCCGCGACCGTCTTGACGTGGCTGTACGATCGCTACCATACCGGCATCAGCGTCTATCCATATAATTCCGTCAACGCGTTCAACCTTTATTCCGTCGTGCGCGACATGTGGCAGCCGGACACCGAGATAATCCGCGTCTGCTTGCCGAGCGGCATCGCGGGCGGATGGTGCGTGCCCGGCCTCGCCTTCGCGCAATACGATTGGGGGATCGCGATCTTCGTCGTCTTGCTCGCGGCGCTGGCCTGGCGCATGTGGCGGACGGTTGCGCCGACGGCGGATCGCGCCGAAGCTGAGTACCGCTTTGCGGCTGCTTGCTTCATCGCGCTGCTCGGCTACTTCATGCTCACGACGCGCGTGCACGAGCGCTATATGTTCTCGGCCCTTGCGGTTGCACCGCTCATCTGGAATCGAAGCGCGCTCTCGAGGGTGGCTTACGTCGTGCTCTCGGCCACCTTCATGTTCAATCTCACGTACGCGCTACGGTACTTGTTCGCGCCAAGCGCGGACTTGAACCCGTTCGAAGTGCACATCCTCTCGTTCGTCAACGTGGTCGTGCTGTTCGCGCTTGCCGGATCGTATCTCGTCGAGGAGATGGATGTCTCGATCGCGGCCGCATTTGCGAAGTTCAAGTTCAAGACCGGCTCCCCGTCCGGCGCCTATCGTTCGGTGTTTGAGGGGTTGGTCGGATGGACGCGGCTGGACTACATCTTCGTGGCGCTGTTCATGCTCATGTCGGGCGTCATGCTCTTCACCGGGCTGCACACGCCCACCGACCGCTATTTCGACGAGATCTACTACGCGCGCGCGGCGCAGGAATATCTGCACCATCTGGACTTGTATGAATGGACCCATCCGCCGTTCGTCAAGCTGCTCTATGCTGCGGGCGCGTGGTTCTTCCAGACATTTTTCCATCAAGGCGATCCGTTCGGAGCGCGGATGACGAGCGCCGTCTGCGGCGTCATGACGATACCGCTGCTCTACGGTTTTGCGAAGCGGCTCTTCTCTTCGACGGTAGGCGCGTGCCTCGCGGTCGTCTTGCTGATCACCGGGAATTATTGGTACGTGCAATCGCGCATCGCCCAACCCGAGATCTTCCTGGGCTTCTTCGCGCTGCTCACGCTGTACTGCGCGTACCGGCTCATCATCGCATCGCAGATCGTCGCGCGGCCGAAGCCGGTGACGTACCCTGAAGCGCGGGGCATCTGGGCTGGAGTGGCCGCGTTTGTCGGCGTACTCGTCTACCTGAAAGTTCAGGCGATCGTCGTGGGCAACCCCGCGACCGAGAACGCATCGCTTGTGCCGTATCTTATCGCCGTCGTCGTATTCGGAGCGGTCAGCGTCTGGCTCTTCGCACGCGACCTGGGTTATGCGCGCCGCCGCGCCGCAGTGGTGTTCGGGGACGGCGTCTCCCACGAAGGCGATTCGCTCGTGCTGCCGTCCGGCGACCGCCGGTCCTTCAAGGATGCCGCGCTCACCGACGGCGACGCGACCGTGACGTGGTCCGCGGCGGGATGCGACGTGAAGACCGCTTCGGGAACGTTGCGTCGCGGACGGGACGGCACGATCGAAGGCCGGCTCGAAGACGCCGACATTCGCGATACGCAGCCGTGGCGCTTCTGGTTCGTGGTCACGTGCCTCTCGATCGCGTGCATGGTCGCGAGCAAGTGGTACGGTCTGTTCGACCTTGCGTGTCTGTGGTTCATCGCCGCTCTCATCACCGCGCAGCAATTCCTTCCACTTCTCTGGTCAAAGGCTCGTGCCGCCACCGAGCGCTTCGCGTGGGGAAATCCCTTCGCCGCGCGCCTGCCGCTCTACATCAGCGCGATTTCGTTTGCGACGCTTGTGGTCTACGTGCTTTCGTATCTTCCGAATTACAGTCACGCCGTCCACACGGCGATGGACCCGAGCCAAGGCGGCCACAAGGGGTTTGCTGCGCTCCTTTGGCTGCAGAGCATCATGTATCACTATCACCACGATCTCGTGGCGACGCACCCGTACGCATCAGCATGGTGGACGTGGCCGTTTGAGATACGGCCGGTCTCATATTACTGGAATCCTCCGGCTCATAGTGGAGATAATCAGCTCGTCTCTGAAATCATCGCGCTGCCGAACCCGTTCGTCTGGCTTGCCGGCGTGATCACGGTTCCGGTCGCGGCGGTCTTTGCATGGCGCGAGCGGCACAAGGGCATGCTGCTCGTCACCATCGCGTATGTCTGGCAGTGGCTGCCGTGGGCGCTGTCCACACGCATCGACTTCGAATACAATTTCTACTCGAACACCGCGATCATCTGTCTGTGCACCACCTACGTGATGCTGCGGCTCTGGCGCGAGGGCGCGCGAGCGGACAAGACGACTCGAACCTTCACCAATCTCGTGCTTGGCGCATACGTCATGGCGTGTGCGATCGGATTTCTCTACTTCCTTCCGATTCTCAACGCGACGCCCATCACGTGGGCGGCCTGGGATCACAAGATGTGGTTCCATTACGGCGCACCGAACTGGTATGGCTGGATATGATCCAAGCGCCGCCGGCGGCGCTCGGCGTGAGCGTGTTCTTTCCGGCGTTCAACGAAGAAGCGATCATCGAGAAGACCGTTCGCGACGCGCTCGCGGCGCTCACGCCGCTCGCATCGGATCTGGAAGTGATCGTCGTCGATGACGGCAGCGCCGACGGCACGGCATCGGTCGTGGAACGCCTAGCGGGAGAGGACGCGCGCGTGCGTCTCGTGCGTCACGAGCGCAATCGCGGATACGGCGCTGCGCTGCGGACCGGATTCGCCGCCGCGGCGAAGGAGCTCGTATTCTTTTCAGATGCCGACGGCCAATTCGACCTGCGGGAGATCTCCGGCTTTTTGCCGTTGGCGGCGAGTGCGCCGGCGGTCGTAGGCTACCGGATAAAGCGCAACG
It encodes:
- the ispH gene encoding 4-hydroxy-3-methylbut-2-enyl diphosphate reductase is translated as MEILRARTQGFCFGVELTYKKALSETAERDDVHTMGNIVHNPLIVRELDEKGLKNVESLDDIQSGTLFVRAHGLAPQVIAAAEQKGLRVTDATCPMVTRTQRLAARLTAEGRSVIILGDPNHPEVKGIAGHAPGCLVLNEWPKDETEVRRLRRIAIVSQSTLNGDKFKELVGKISAINYEVRVYNTICSDTQGRQDSSRDLAREVDTMVVIGGTRSANTRHLAEIAEAEGARAHLVENAGDLRREWFTGEERIGIATGASTPGFLADEVIARLREWFPGARAIEA
- a CDS encoding phospholipid carrier-dependent glycosyltransferase; the protein is MKQLDTRSEPRASRDVIWLLIILAAGLLIRLLLLPSQGHVTDIGSFESWTMALDKYGFKSFYDKAGFVDYPPGYLLVLWCVAKFFDFFHQPTNYGLLLQLCKLPAVLSDLGIAIFVYLIVRRRWPAAAALTSAAVFVLNPASWFVSAYWGQADSVAAVFLVLAIYLAVTDQFEWAWAALAFAVLVKPQPLVTAPLFLVWQLRGRAPWRALFAPLIGGLVAWIGSMPFAPGNDPATVLTWLYDRYHTGISVYPYNSVNAFNLYSVVRDMWQPDTEIIRVCLPSGIAGGWCVPGLAFAQYDWGIAIFVVLLAALAWRMWRTVAPTADRAEAEYRFAAACFIALLGYFMLTTRVHERYMFSALAVAPLIWNRSALSRVAYVVLSATFMFNLTYALRYLFAPSADLNPFEVHILSFVNVVVLFALAGSYLVEEMDVSIAAAFAKFKFKTGSPSGAYRSVFEGLVGWTRLDYIFVALFMLMSGVMLFTGLHTPTDRYFDEIYYARAAQEYLHHLDLYEWTHPPFVKLLYAAGAWFFQTFFHQGDPFGARMTSAVCGVMTIPLLYGFAKRLFSSTVGACLAVVLLITGNYWYVQSRIAQPEIFLGFFALLTLYCAYRLIIASQIVARPKPVTYPEARGIWAGVAAFVGVLVYLKVQAIVVGNPATENASLVPYLIAVVVFGAVSVWLFARDLGYARRRAAVVFGDGVSHEGDSLVLPSGDRRSFKDAALTDGDATVTWSAAGCDVKTASGTLRRGRDGTIEGRLEDADIRDTQPWRFWFVVTCLSIACMVASKWYGLFDLACLWFIAALITAQQFLPLLWSKARAATERFAWGNPFAARLPLYISAISFATLVVYVLSYLPNYSHAVHTAMDPSQGGHKGFAALLWLQSIMYHYHHDLVATHPYASAWWTWPFEIRPVSYYWNPPAHSGDNQLVSEIIALPNPFVWLAGVITVPVAAVFAWRERHKGMLLVTIAYVWQWLPWALSTRIDFEYNFYSNTAIICLCTTYVMLRLWREGARADKTTRTFTNLVLGAYVMACAIGFLYFLPILNATPITWAAWDHKMWFHYGAPNWYGWI
- a CDS encoding glycosyltransferase family 2 protein, with the protein product MIQAPPAALGVSVFFPAFNEEAIIEKTVRDALAALTPLASDLEVIVVDDGSADGTASVVERLAGEDARVRLVRHERNRGYGAALRTGFAAAAKELVFFSDADGQFDLREISGFLPLAASAPAVVGYRIKRNDPPHRLFIAKTYNLIVRLVFGLAVRDIDCAFKLFRRDALDGIQLESNGAFISSELLIKLRRHGVPIVERGVHHYPRTTGYSKGANAGVILRTIRDIIRLRLGMSLAPR
- a CDS encoding polyprenyl synthetase family protein produces the protein MVSGRTRHRGLIAIPSAAPPLEDFEQYLRRALDDGVGSEPVREQLRHHFGDGQDGGSRIGKRLRPRLVLAAAQDLGADRADAMPACAAIELLHNYSLIHDDIEDGDRLRHGRETIWSAFGLAHGVNCGDVVGALAYRALTPVSARLGSKTAAQMSAALASAHVAMCEGQAADLDAEHGNRVTVSSYFQTIEGKTAALFACSARLGALAARAAAADVERCASVGRNFGLQFQIRDDIAGIWDETAATGKTSGGDIARRKKGFPIVWALEKGPSAERSVIEAAYANPGGDTETQTVAEVRAALESAGAREASEAAAATCADDALELAAGLKHVTAFVKAWSGR
- a CDS encoding lysophospholipid acyltransferase family protein — translated: MSVYMAAKALFRPLTAALFAAHAVGADNVPATGPLVVAANHRSYLDPPLLGTWFPRVLHYMAKRELFANPLIGAILRSVHAFPVERDRPDLGAIKHALETLKRGECVGIFPEGRRNRDGVAKARGGAVLIAATARCPIVPVGLVGTDRAARRLRGARVEVRIGTPLVFQGTVRKPTKVEIERWTEELSASIERLLAD